The stretch of DNA GATCAACGTCCCCCGACTATAAGACGAATCAACATGATAATGGGTGGACTAGCCGGATGCAACGATTCGGTCAGAGCAATCAGAGATTATACTAAGAAAGCCGAAATGACGAAGTCTTGGCCGTCGCGGTTCGAGGCTGAAAGTATGCCAATCACCTTTGACGGAAAAGACCTGGAAGGTTTGGATTTACCGCACAACGACCCGTTGGTCGTCGAGCTCTTGATCGGTGAAAGCGAGGTGACGAGAATATTGATCGACACTGGAAGCTCGGTCAACGTCATCTTCAGAGACGTCTTGGCGAAAATGGAAATCGGCGAGCGGGACATTATGCCAGAGTGTCACTCTTTGACGGGTTTCGACGGGGATCACCTTATGTCCGTCGGCACAATTACTTTGCCGATCTTCGTTGCGGGGATAGCCAGGTATTTCCGTTTTGCAGTCATCGACAAGCCGACAATCTACAACGTCATCCTCGGCACCCGGTGGATCCACAAGATGAAAGCCGTCCCATCAACGTATCATCAGTGCGTTAAATTCCCAACTTCAAAAGGGGTGTACACGTTGCGCGGCAACCAGCAAACCGCACGAGCCTGTTTTCTGATCGAGCATAAGCTTCGCACCGGAAAGAAattatagcaatcaaagcagcGAGTCGGCGACAACAGTACGTCGCCGACAGACGGAAAGCCGACTGCTGTCCAACAAGGCGTTGCCGCGGTCGAGGAGGTGAGCTTAGACGAGAACGACAAGAAACGATGCGTGAATATCGGCACAGAAATAACGTCCGCCATGCGAGACGAGTTAATACTTTTCCTCAAAACCAACATCTCAACGTTCGCATGGAGCGTGACTGACATGAAAGGAATCGACCCAAACGTCACGACCCACGAGCTCAATGCCGACCCAACGCATAAGCCGGTCAAACAGAAACGGCGCAAGTTAGGCCCTGAACGGTCGCAAGCAGTAAACGATGAAGTCGACAAACTCCTCGGTGCCGGGTCAATCGTGGAAGTAAAATATCCAGAGTGGCTAGCCAATCCGGTagtcgtcaaaaagaagaatggaaagtgGCGAGTTTGCGTTGATTTTACCGATCTTAACAAGGCCTGCCCAAAGGATAGTTTCCCATTGCCAAGAATCGATCAGCTCGTCGAAGCAACTGCGGGCAACGAGCTGTTAACCTTTATGGACGCATTCTCCGGTTACAACCAGATTCTGATGCACAAGGACGACCAGGAAAAAACATCATTCATCACGGATAGAGGGACATACTGCTACAAGGTCATGCCTTTTGGTCTGAAAAACGCGGGAGCGACGTATCAACGGCTAGTCAACAAGATGTTTGCCGAGCAGCTCGGCCGGACTATGGAGGTCTATATTGACGATATGCTCGTCAAATCACAGCACGCCAAGGATCATATTACTCACCTGCGACAATGCTTCGACACCCTCAACAAGTATGGGATGAAGCTAAACCCGGCCAAATGCACATTTGCAGTGAAATCCGGCGAATTCCTTGGGTACCTGGTAACCAGACGAGGCATCGAGGCGAACCCGAAGCAAATTAAGGCGATCATCGATCTACCACAACCAAAGAACGCCAGAGAAGTACAGCGATTAACTGGACGAATCGCTGCTCTAAACCGTTTTATATCCAGATCGACCGACAAGTGTCTACCATTTTACCAGCTTCTCAAAACAAAGGGCAAGTTCGAGTGGACCGACGCCTGTCACAGCGCGTTCAACGagctaaaaaattatttatcgaCCCCACCAATCTTAGCAAAGCCGGAGCTCGGCGAAATCTTATTTCTCTATATCGCGGTCTCGGAGTCGGCCGTCAGTGGTGTACTCGTTAAAGACGACCGAGGAGAGCAACGACCCATCTTTTATATAAGCAAATCACTTGACGACGCGGAAACTCGCTACCCAACAGTTGAAAAGGTCGCCCTGGCAGTAGTCACGTCGGCAAGAAAGCTCCGACCGTATTTCCAGTCACATACTGTCGCTGTCCTGTCCAACCAACCTTTACGATCTATATTGCACAGCCCGAACCAATCGGGTCGACTAACGAAGTGGGCGATTGAACTTAGTGAGTACGACATCGAGTATCGAACTCGGCCGGCTGCAAAGTCCCAAGTACTCGCCGATTTCTTGATTGAGCTGCCGTTTGGGGAGGCCGAACCAACACCTGTCGACCCGTCAGATGACCGATGGACCTTGCATGTGGACGGAGCGTCCTCTCATCTTGGATCGGGCATAGGGATTCGACTAACTTCGCCGACCGGAGAAATTTTGGAGCAGTCCTTCCGCCTTCGATTCCAAGCAACCAACAACGTCGCCGAGTACGAAGCACTCATCGCCGGTCTTAAGCTCGCTAACGGAATGCAGATTAAGCGGATACGGGCTTTTTGCGATTCCCAGCTTGTCGCCAACCAGTTCAGCGGCGAGTACGACACCAAGAGCGAACCTATGGCCGCCTACCTTAGTGTCGTTAAGATTTTGTCAAAGCGCTTTGACGAATTCGAACTCGTCAAAATTCCCAGAGGAGACAATGCTCCGGCCGACGCTTTGGCAGCACTCGCCTCAACATCGGATCCCGATCTTCGGCGAATCATCCCGGTAGAAAGCATAGATACGCCGAGCATAAGTGAAAATTACGCCGAGACGTGCCTCGCACTCCACCAACCCAATGAAATAAGGACGACTTATCGAACGATGAGGTCAGGCCGAGGGTGCGAACCCGCATCTGGCAGCGACGCGACGGATTGGCGGGTCGAAATCCGAGCATACCTAGCCGACGGTGACGTGCCAACAGATAAATGGGCTAGACGAAGATTAAAAGCCAAGGCCGCCCACTACACTTTGATGAAAGACCATTTGCTCCGGTGGACGGCGGCAGGAGCCTTGTTGCTTTGCATACACGGCGACGACACCGAGCGTGTCATGATGGAAATGCACGAGGGAGCTGGAGGAAATCACTCAGGTGGCCGAGCCCTAGCACTACGAATCAGGAAGCATGGCCATTACTGGCCTACGATGATATCTGATTGTGAAAAGTTCGTCGCCAAGTGTGAAAAATGCCAGCGACACGCCCCCATTATTCATCAGCCGACCGAACTGCTACGAGCTGGAGTAGCCCCTTACCCTTTCATGCGCTGGGCAATGGACATCATCGGCCCATTACCAACTTCCAGACAAAAGCGATATATACTCGTCCTAACCGATTATTTCACTAAATGGGTCGAGGCCGAATCCTACGCAAATATCAAAGCAAGGGACGTCCAACTCTTCGTCTGGAAGTACGTAATCTGTCGCCACGGCCTCCCATACGAGATAATCACCGACAACGGCTCACAGTTCATCTCCCTGCAGTTCGAAAATTTTTGTGCAAGATGGCGAATCAAACTAAGCAAGTCGACGCCGAGGTATCCACAAGGGAACGGCCAGGCAGAAGCTACCAACAAAACCATACTCGATGGTCTTAAGAAAAGACTAGACGCCAAGAAGGGCGCTTGGGCCGACGAGCTTGATGGAGTACTTTGGTCCTACCGGACGACCCCAAGGACGTCCACTAACCAAACCCCATTCTCCCTAGCTTACGGAATGGAAGCAATGGCACCGGCAGAGGTCGGCAGTTCGAGCCTCCGGCGGACAATGCTCGTTCAGAACACCGCGCTCAACAGTCAGATGCTCTTGGATAGGCTAGACGAGTTGGAGGAAGAACGAGACAAAGCACTCCTACGAATCCAGAACTATCAACTCGCCGCAGCTAAGTACTATAACAAAAAGGTCCATAATCGGCATTTTGACGAAGGTGATCTCGTCCTTCGCAAGGTCTTTGAGAATACCGCCGAACCGGATGCCGGGAAAATGGGAGCTAATTGGGAAGGTCCATATATAGTGTCTAAGGTCGTCCATCCCGGCGTGTACGAACTCTTAACAATGGGCGGCAAACCAGTGCCGAGGTCTTGGAATTCAATGCATCTCAAGCGTTACTACTACTGAAAATCACCAAGCGAGCTCGGCTATGTGTAGCTCGTCCTTTCTATAAGTATGAATAAGCATGTAAATGTGAACTACGATCGGCTTGATCCCTCCTGATCggggggtacgtaggcagtcccATTCTACGGGACCCAGCCGCcagtaatataaaatttctttttcaaaaaatatatctcGTCATTTGCGAATCATTTTAGTTATTACCCTGGCCCGGTAATGACCCGACGTTCCGACGTATTATTCTAAGCCGAGTCGCACTCGCACTAAATGGGTAAGCCGACTATTAACGGTCGCCCCCGGTTACTTTAAGCCGAGTCCTAGCTCGCACTAAAAGGGTAAGCCGACCATCACGAGTCGCactgttttcaaaaaaaaaaatgaaagaagaattCTCGAAAGTAACATGAAATTTTAACTtgtttaaaaaaagagagagaggcgaAACAGTCTGATGCGGGTGCCGACCCCATTAcgacacaaaccaaaaaaaaaaaaaaaaaaaaaaaaaaaaaaaaaaNNNNNNNNNNNNNNNNNNNNNNNNNNNNNNNNNNNNNNNNNNNNNNNNNNNNNNNNNNNNNNNNNNNNNNNNNNNNNNNNNNNNNNNNNNNNNNNNNNNNNNNNNNNNNNNNNNNNNNNNNNNNNNNNNNNNNNNNNNNNNNNNNNNNNNNNNNNNNNNNNNNNNNNNNNNNNNNNNNNNNNNNNNNNNNNNNNNNNNNNNNNNNNNNNNNNNNNNNNNNNNNNNNNNNNNNNNNNNNNNNNNNNNNNNNNNNNNNNNNNNNNNNNNNNNNNNNNNNNNNNNNNNNNNNNNNNNNNNNNNNNNNNNNNNNNNNNNNNNNNNNNNNNNNNNNNNNNNNNNNNNNNNNNNNNNNNNNNNNNNNNNNNNNNNNNNNNNNNNNNNNNNNNNNNNNNNNNNNNNNNNNNNNNNNNNNNNNNNNNNNNNNNNNNNNNNNNNNNNNNNNNNNNNNNNNNNNNNNNNNNNNNNNNNNNNNNNNNNNNNNNNNNNNNNNNNNNNNNNNNNNNNNNNNNNNNNNNNNNNNNNNNNNNNNNNNNNNNNNNNNNNNNNNNNNNNNNNNNNNNNNNNNNNNNNNNNNNNNNNNNNNNNNNNNNNNNNNNNNNNNNNNNNNNNNNNNNNNNNNNNNNNNNNNNNNNNNNNNNNNNNNNNNNNNNNNNNNNNNNNNNNNNNNNNNNNNNNNNNNNNNNNNNNNNNNNNNNNNNNNNNNNNNNNNNNNNNNNNNNNNNNNNNNNNNNNNNNNNNNNNNNNNNNNNNNNNNNNNNNNNNNNNNNNNNNNNNNNNNNNNNNNNNNNNNNNNNNNNNNNNNNNNNNNNNNNNNNNNNNNNNNNNNNNNNNNNNNNNNNNNNNNNNNNNNNNNAAGGAAATAGTACCCCTTGGTCTTCGGCTAGATGCTGACTTCCTCGGACGATCCTTTCTACCCTCGGTTCCCGGCCAAACAAATGGGCAGCGGAGCTTAATCGCGTCTATTTCAGCTCGGAAAGAAGAAGGGTATGGAAGCAAACACCTCGGAAtaacaactgaaaaaaaaaNACGCCGATCCCTGAGCCTTCTCGTCTCCGAGCTAAGGGTTAGCTTCAGACCATTGCAGGAAGCTTCGGACTCCTTAAGCTTCGTCGAAAGAGAATCCCGTTCTTTGATAAGCCCACTCCGGTGATGTTCGAGCTTGGCCACAAGGTCGCTAAGCCTCTGGTTTGACCGAACTGCATCCCCCAATTGAGCCTCGAGGCGCTCAATCCTCTCATTCGACGCCCCTGAACGTTCCAGGTCTCGAACACGACGTTCGTAGCGGGTCGCCATGCGGTTAATACGCgcaataaacttttttaaaaaaaaaaagaagagaagaaaaggattAAAATACACTTAAGGAAGATCTGCGAAGCGAATTGATTTAACTGACGAACCTCAAAAGACGCTTGAGCAACTTCGGTGACAGCATCGGACTCTTTCATCCTTTCAACAGAGGAGAGACGACCTTCGCCGTAATGAATCTTTCGAAACAACTCGGCACAAGACTGCGAGTCAGACGGAAAGGGACGAGCTCCAGATGAATGGGCAAAATCCCAGCTGAAGTCGACCGACTTCGACTTCTTTAGCGGGACAGATGGCTCTTGTTCAGGGCCATCTTTCCTTTTCTGTGACCTTTGTGGAGGGTCGGCAATGCGACCAGGAGTCCCGTCCACCTTCCTCCTTGGGAGCGTCTCTTCAGGGCCAGTATGGCGGTTAGGCGGGGGAGACCTTTGACGGGTTTCCACAGCTCGACGAGGGGAAGGGGGGACCTTTTTGGACGATCCTGCAGCTGGGGGATCGGAACCTCGACGAACATCCTGTCGGGGAGCCGACCGAGACGACGGCTCTGGAGCTTGGCGATAGCGAGCGGATGCATTAGGAACGTTCAAATTCAGTTTCCCCATAGTCTcagctaaaataaaaaaaaatataatggggacaatatcaaaacaaagcTCGCAACGTATATATGTACAaccaaaatgcaaaaaaaaaaaaaaagagggaaataGTACCCCTTGGTCTTCGGCTAGATGCTAACTTCCGCGGACGATCCTTTCTACCCTCGGTTCCCGGCCAAACGAATGGGCAGCGGAGCTTAATCGCGTCTATTTCAGCTCGGAAAGAAGAAGGGTATGGAAGCAAACACCTCGGaataacaactaaaaaaaaaaacaaaaagggggGGAgaggtgttaaaaaaaaaacaaaggaagcaAGTGAAGATAACTAATCAAGAAGGGTCGGCTACCGGGTGAagggttccacccagaaaaccaaGGGATCGACGGATCCTCCATAACCCCCGCGGCAACTTCCAAAAAGAAATATGAGCCTTTCCAGTTATACGTTTTACCCTTGGCACCCTCGACGAGCGTCGTCTTCTTTCCCGAGGCTACGTAATAAAGCCCAGGAGCCTTCTCCCGACTCGACGGATTCAGACACGTCAACTCTTTGAAGTGATCACAAGTGAGCTTGACCCCTGCAGCCTCGGCCATGATCGAAAGTCCGACAGCATTTCGAAAGGTCGCCGGGGCAAATTGGGAAATAGCCGCCTTTCGACGAGCAAAATACGTCATCAAAAAAGACGGAAGAGGAAAGGTGAGTCCGCACTCGGTGAAGTATTTCTCTGAAAGACAAATAAAACCGGAAGGTGCATCCCAGGGACGTTGAAAGGCGTTCGGAATCAAGATCTTCGGTTTCGTGTTCAGTTTCCTGGGACGATCCGCAACAACTGTCACATCAACTTTTAATTTCCCGATACGAAGTGCGTCAACTGCCGCATCAATTTTTATCGACGTCGCCGGCATATGATTGAAGAGATTCACGGTTGGCAAAGGGACATCGTCCAAATTAGGAGAAGACAAGCCATCGTTCATAGGCTCGTCTATCAAGGAAGGAATCTTGAAAGTAAGCCCAGAAGAGCTAGGGACTGCAGATCCGGGAGCAAGACGACGCTTTATCTCTTCGAATTGAGCCGCATCTGAATCCGTCGAAGACGAGTCAGAGGGTCTTAGAGAACGAGTTCGACGGCGAACAGACCTGGTAGAGCTGCTAGATTCAGAAGTCGTCGCTCGTCGAAGGTGACTTCCGGCAGAGGGATTGGACGACGCGGATCGAGGGGAATCCATAATAAAGGAAAAACGACGACACACTAAAAGCAATATAACGACGAGATAGAAGAACGGAAAAATACCTGAACGATGGAAGCACCAAAAACACGAGAAGAAGATAACAAGGGACATCGAGGAAGCGATATTTATAGGGGGGAAAGAAGAATCCAGAAACGCCATCATTGCAGCACGCGCTTCATGACGATCCAACTTCCGGATTTCACGCGCTCCAAGCACCGAACGCGACGATTCGACCCTAAACGTCGGAAACTGCACCTTCACGCGCTATTCTCCCACGCGCAGTCCTTCGCCTAAAGACTACGAACTAGAGGCGaggggggggactattgttagGGGTGGATCCAACCCCAACAAAAGGGCCCGGCCCAGGAAAAAGCCCAAAATATCCCTTTCAAGAGAAGAgggtattatggtatttttcctagacgaaccgacacgattccctataaatacggACGTACGGCCTGAAGAAAAAGGGATCGTGAAAAAGGCAACTGAATTCGTACAGCAAAAACCAGAGCTCAGCTCGTTCAAGAAAAAGTCAACGTTTGCAAGCCTATAGCTCGGAGAGTCGACGAGCTATCAGCCCGTCGCTTACTTTGTCTGTAACTCGTTTACATTGTGTTGTAACCCGTCCTTTAGTGCCTCGGCACCGATATAataaagagaacttcgaccctcccTTGACCGAACTAAATATTCTAATTGTGACCAAAAGGGACATCAACAGTACCCTTGTTATATAATGTGATTAAAACCAGTAATGAGAGAATGAATGATTCACCATTCCGTAATCCTCCTGATAGGAAGATTCTATTTTGATCACAGCAAAGTTGCAGAAGCGTAGTTTTTATATACAAGTAATGAAGTAAAATATACCAAGTTAGCCAGAATAAACCAATAAGCCTATTTACACTGTATACATACTCAAAtaaccattaaaccaaaagcaGTTGGCCCTTGTATAGCCCATATAACCATTATCTCCGCCGCCGTCAAATCGGATTCAGATTCCGATTCCGTCTCCGAAGCCAAAACCCACCTCCTACGTAACCACTCATCCGTCGTATCTCCTCCACCATATCCAGTGTCCCAGCTCCCACACGCACGCACCGCCTAATGGACTTTTTGTGACGCTTATATAGTAGACGAACCAAACAGACCCTTACGACGAGGGGTACCAAAGTGAAATACTGCATAGTTTCAGAGTTTGTAACAagtatcaaataattttaacggACATATGTAACCCAAGATTTATAGACTTTCAAAATTAATCCGAAAAAGATTAAGCAATTTTCTAAGTTACGTATTGTAGTACAGTGTTACTTTACTTAACTCTTAACTAGATtaactgtttgttttatttcatataAACTGGTtgtttcagtaaaaaaaaaaacaaacttggtATATGACAATTACCAAGATTCCACACTTACATAAAAGGGAACATCCTCGAGTTAGACTCAAGATGACAATTCGAGTTTGAATCATAAGCCTTCTGAAACTCAACAGTGAAAGATTGATCATTGC from Camelina sativa cultivar DH55 chromosome 9, Cs, whole genome shotgun sequence encodes:
- the LOC104715832 gene encoding uncharacterized protein LOC104715832, yielding MDSPRSASSNPSAGSHLRRATTSESSSSTRSVRRRTRSLRPSDSSSTDSDAAQFEEIKRRLAPGSAVPSSSGLTFKIPSLIDEPMNDGLSSPNLDDVPLPTVNLFNHMPATSIKIDAAVDALRIGKLKVDVTVVADRPRKLNTKPKILIPNAFQRPWDAPSGFICLSEKYFTECGLTFPLPSFLMTYFARRKAAISQFAPATFRNAVGLSIMAEAAGVKLTCDHFKELTCLNPSSREKAPGLYYVASGKKTTLVEGAKGKTYNWKGSYFFLEVAAGVMEDPSIPWFSGWNPSPVVIPRCLLPYPSSFRAEIDAIKLRCPFVWPGTEGRKDRPRKLASSRRPRAETMGKLNLNVPNASARYRQAPEPSSRSAPRQDVRRGSDPPAAGSSKKVPPSPRRAVETRQRSPPPNRHTGPEETLPRRKVDGTPGRIADPPQRSQKRKDGPEQEPSVPLKKSKSVDFSWDFAHSSGARPFPSDSQSCAELFRKIHYGEGRLSSVERMKESDAVTEVAQASFEFIARINRMATRYERRVRDLERSGASNERIERLEAQLGDAVRSNQRLSDLVAKLEHHRSGLIKERDSLSTKLKESEASCNGLKLTLSSETRRLRDRRXFFSVVIPRCLLPYPSSFRAEIDAIKLRCPFVWPGTEGRKDRPRNATRDGRLTLLVRARTRLKVTGGDR